Part of the Tepiditoga spiralis genome, CGGACCTTTTCCTAAACTTTGACTGGTATCCAACAAGCGATCCAGCATCTTATGGACTCTTAACTATGTTGTTTGATTCTTTAATTATAACATTTTTATCTTCTGTAATAGTTCTACCTTTGGGATACATTATAGCTTTTTTTATGAACAATTATTCCAAAAATAATGAAAAGAAAATATTAAAATACTCTGTTGAACTATTATCAGGAGTTCCATCAGTAATAATAGGTATGTTTTTGTTGATTTATATTTCTCCATGGATGCTAAATATAGGTGCATGGTCTCAAGAAAATTTATTGCTTGGTAGTGTTGGTCTTGTAATTATTTCACTTCCATATACATCTTCTTTAATGGAAGAAGCCATGGATTCTGTTGATAAATCCTTAAAAGAAAGTTCATTGGCATTAGGAGCAACAAAATTTACAACTGGATTTAAAATCATTTCAAGAGCTTCAATGAGTGGAATATTAAATTCCTCTATATTAACTATAAATAGAATAATTGGAGAAACAATGATAGTTTTAATGGCTGCTGGTGGAGCTAATATGATTCCAACTAATATTTTAGATCCAGTCAGAACTTTAACTGCAGCAATTGCAAGTGAAATGGGAGAAGTTGAACTTGGAAGCATTCATTATTCTTCCTTATTTGTTGCTGGATTAATTTTACTAATAATTTCTATTATTTTGACAACTATTTCAAAGAAAATATCAAGGAGTTTTAAAGTATGAAAAAAGACCTTATAATTTCAATAATATTTAGAGTAATAAGTTACTTTGTGTTTTCTGTAATACTCTCTTTATTTACAGTAATTATTTTCAGTGGAATTAAAAATTTTTCACTCGATTTTTTCTTTCAATTTCCAAAAGATATGATGACAGCTGGAGGAATTTTCCCTGCTATTTTAGGAAGTTTTTTGCTTTTAATACTAACTTTGATAATATCCATTCCAATAGGTATATTAACAGGGATTTTTTTATCTGAATACGGAAACAATATACTCGGAAGTTTTTTAGATATTTCAATTACTTCATTATCTGGTGTTCCATCTATTGTCTTTGGACTTTTTGGATTATCATTTTTTTCAATTGGATTGAATTTAAAAACTTCTATAATTTCAGGAAGTTTAACACTTGCCGTTATGACACTTCCTATAATAGCTTCAACAGTAAAGGAAGCTATATCTTCCGTTCCTAATTTTTTAAGAGAGTCTTCAATGGCGCTTGGCGCAAAGAAAACAGAAACTATTTTTAAGGTAATTGTTCCTGCTGCTAAAACAAGAATAACAACTTCTGTATTAATTGGTTCTGGAAAAATAATAGGTGAAACAGCACCAATTTTATTAACAGGAGCTGTGTTTTATTCAACTCGATTACCTCATTCTTTAAAAGAACCAGTAATGACTTTAACAACTCATATATATAATATTTCAATGGCATATGGTGAAAATGCTCAATGGATGGCAAAATCAACTGCTTCATTTTTAATGCTTTTTATTCTTTTAATATATGGAATTGCATTTAACTTAAGGAGGAAAATGAATGGAAAACATAATAACTTTTAAAAATTTTAATAGTTTTTATGGAAATAAACAAGTTTTAAAAGATATAAATATAAACTTTAAAAGAAATAAAATAAGTGCAATAATTGGTCCATCTGGATGTGGAAAATCTACTCTTTTAAGAAGCATTAATAGAATGAATGATGAAGTTTCTTCTTATAAAACAACCGGAGAATTAATTTATGAAAATAAAAGCATATATGATAAAAATTTAGATTTAACGATATTTAGAAAAAAAGTTGGAATGGTCTTTCAAAAACCAGTTCCTTTTCCAATGTCAATATATGAAAATGTTTCTTTTGGATTAAAAATTCATGGAATAAAAGATAAAAGAAAAATTGATAAAATTGTTGAAAAATCTTTAAAAGGAGCTGCACTTTGGAATGAAGTTAAAGATGAATTGAATAAATCTGCTTATTCTTTATCTGGTGGACAACAACAAAGGCTTTGTATAGCAAGAGCAATTGCCATTGATCCAGAAGTAATACTCTTAGATGAACCTACTTCGGCTTTAGATCCAATTGCCACTCAAAAAATAGAAAGATTAATAGAAGAGCTTTCCGAAAGATATACTATAATAATAGTAACTCATAATTTAGCTCAAGCAATAAGAATTTCTAATTATATGTATTTTATGTATCAAGGAGAGTTAATTGAATCTGGTTTAACTTCAAATATAATAAAAGCTCCTAAAATAAAATTGACAGAAGATTATTTAAACGGTAGAATAGGATAGAGGTGATAAAATGACAGAGTTACATCATTTTGAAAATGAATTATTAATGCTAAAAGCAGATATATCAAAAATGTTATCTTTAGTACTTGAATCATATGAAATGTCTATTGAATCCTTAGAAACTTATAATATAAAATTAGCTAAAAGAGTACTTTTATTAGATGATAACATAGATGATTTAAACAGAAATATTGAAGAATCAGTATATCAAATAATTGCAAGATACAATCCTCTTGCAAAAAATTTAAGATACGCAATGACTATGGCAAAATTTTCAAGTAATTTAGAAAGAATAGGTGATTTATCCTGTAATATTGCTCAAAAAACTATAAAATTTTCAAATGAAAACATAAAATGTGAACTAACTGAAGAAATTAGAAAAATAATAGGAATTTCTTTACAAATGATAAAAGATACATTTAAAGCTTTTGGAGAAAAAAATATTGAACTTGCAATAAAAACATGGAAAACAGATAATAAAATAGATGATTTGGAAAAACTAATTTATAATGATGTTTTTAAAAAAATAAAGTCAAAAGAATTAAATGAAGAATTAATTGTTCCATTTATATTAATAACTAGAGATATTGAAAGAATCGCTGATCATTGCACAAATTTGTGTGAAGAAATTGTTTATATAGAAACAAGTAAAGAACTTACAACATTTCTATAAAGGAGGAATTTAATGGCATCAATTTTAATAGTAGAAGATGATAAGGATATAAGAGATATTTTAAAAACATATTTAAAAATTGAAAATTATGATATATATGAGTCTGAAACTATATTAGATGCAAAAAACATTATAAATAAAAATAATATAGATATTATTCTATTAGATATAATGCTTCCAGACGGAGAATCAATTGATGATCTTCCAAATATTAGATCTAAAAATCCAGATACTGGAATCATTATTATATCTGCTAAAAATACTGATAGAGATAAAATTTTTGGAATTGAATTAGGAGCTGATGATTATATAACAAAGCCATTTAATCCTCGTGAAGTAATTGCTAGAACAAGATCTCTTTTAAAAAGATTGAAAAAACATGATGTAATATTAAAATATAAAAATTTAGAACTCTTACCAGACAGTTTTTCAGTAAAAAAAAATAATTTATTAATAGAACTGACTTCAAAAGAATTTGAAATTCTATATCTTTTATCTAGTAATCCAGAAAAAATTTTCTCAAGAAATAATATAATAGAAAAAGT contains:
- the pstC gene encoding phosphate ABC transporter permease subunit PstC, with protein sequence MYRELKHRINTFFIYTFALTGIIMLISIFIFIVKESLPALKNFGADLFLNFDWYPTSDPASYGLLTMLFDSLIITFLSSVIVLPLGYIIAFFMNNYSKNNEKKILKYSVELLSGVPSVIIGMFLLIYISPWMLNIGAWSQENLLLGSVGLVIISLPYTSSLMEEAMDSVDKSLKESSLALGATKFTTGFKIISRASMSGILNSSILTINRIIGETMIVLMAAGGANMIPTNILDPVRTLTAAIASEMGEVELGSIHYSSLFVAGLILLIISIILTTISKKISRSFKV
- the pstA gene encoding phosphate ABC transporter permease PstA; the encoded protein is MKKDLIISIIFRVISYFVFSVILSLFTVIIFSGIKNFSLDFFFQFPKDMMTAGGIFPAILGSFLLLILTLIISIPIGILTGIFLSEYGNNILGSFLDISITSLSGVPSIVFGLFGLSFFSIGLNLKTSIISGSLTLAVMTLPIIASTVKEAISSVPNFLRESSMALGAKKTETIFKVIVPAAKTRITTSVLIGSGKIIGETAPILLTGAVFYSTRLPHSLKEPVMTLTTHIYNISMAYGENAQWMAKSTASFLMLFILLIYGIAFNLRRKMNGKHNNF
- the pstB gene encoding phosphate ABC transporter ATP-binding protein PstB, which codes for MENIITFKNFNSFYGNKQVLKDININFKRNKISAIIGPSGCGKSTLLRSINRMNDEVSSYKTTGELIYENKSIYDKNLDLTIFRKKVGMVFQKPVPFPMSIYENVSFGLKIHGIKDKRKIDKIVEKSLKGAALWNEVKDELNKSAYSLSGGQQQRLCIARAIAIDPEVILLDEPTSALDPIATQKIERLIEELSERYTIIIVTHNLAQAIRISNYMYFMYQGELIESGLTSNIIKAPKIKLTEDYLNGRIG
- the phoU gene encoding phosphate signaling complex protein PhoU, whose protein sequence is MTELHHFENELLMLKADISKMLSLVLESYEMSIESLETYNIKLAKRVLLLDDNIDDLNRNIEESVYQIIARYNPLAKNLRYAMTMAKFSSNLERIGDLSCNIAQKTIKFSNENIKCELTEEIRKIIGISLQMIKDTFKAFGEKNIELAIKTWKTDNKIDDLEKLIYNDVFKKIKSKELNEELIVPFILITRDIERIADHCTNLCEEIVYIETSKELTTFL
- a CDS encoding response regulator transcription factor codes for the protein MASILIVEDDKDIRDILKTYLKIENYDIYESETILDAKNIINKNNIDIILLDIMLPDGESIDDLPNIRSKNPDTGIIIISAKNTDRDKIFGIELGADDYITKPFNPREVIARTRSLLKRLKKHDVILKYKNLELLPDSFSVKKNNLLIELTSKEFEILYLLSSNPEKIFSRNNIIEKVWYGDEYITDRVIDVHISMIRSKIGKSWIKTVRNIGYKFNKNGE